A genomic region of Elusimicrobiaceae bacterium contains the following coding sequences:
- a CDS encoding SDR family NAD(P)-dependent oxidoreductase encodes MPYTQKHHWLITGGAGFIGSHLARTLVEQGQQVTVLDDLSSGNLHNLAPIADKIRFIQGDICQLEQVADACKGVDYVLHHAALVSVAESVQDPQKTARINVLGTQHVLEAARQHQVKRVVFASSSAVYGTRTELPYTEQTPTDCQSPYAWSKQAAAELCQLYTRLYGLETIVLRYFNVFGVGQNPHAAYAAVIAKFMQLAAANQPLGIDWDGLQRRDFISVQDVVQANLLVTQKGQPGQTYNVASGTTYTLLELADVIEKICGHKLSRLSRPKRPGDVHDSAADISKLRALGFTPKVSLAQGLQEMWDSYPL; translated from the coding sequence ATGCCGTACACGCAAAAACATCATTGGTTAATCACGGGAGGAGCCGGTTTTATAGGCTCTCACTTGGCACGCACCCTCGTAGAGCAAGGCCAGCAGGTCACCGTACTGGATGATTTATCCAGCGGCAATTTGCACAATTTGGCCCCGATTGCAGATAAAATCCGTTTTATACAAGGCGACATTTGTCAGTTAGAACAAGTGGCAGATGCCTGTAAAGGGGTAGATTATGTGCTACATCATGCGGCCCTTGTATCGGTGGCGGAATCGGTGCAAGATCCGCAAAAAACGGCCCGCATCAATGTACTGGGCACGCAACACGTATTAGAAGCGGCCCGCCAACACCAAGTCAAACGGGTGGTATTTGCCTCTTCATCAGCTGTCTATGGCACCCGTACCGAACTGCCATATACCGAGCAAACCCCTACCGATTGTCAATCTCCGTATGCGTGGAGCAAACAAGCCGCCGCAGAATTGTGTCAGCTCTACACACGTTTATATGGATTAGAAACTATTGTACTGCGCTATTTTAATGTGTTTGGCGTGGGGCAAAACCCCCATGCGGCCTATGCGGCTGTCATTGCCAAATTTATGCAATTAGCCGCCGCCAACCAACCGCTGGGCATTGATTGGGACGGATTACAACGGCGTGATTTTATATCGGTACAGGATGTGGTGCAAGCCAATCTGCTGGTGACTCAAAAAGGCCAACCCGGGCAAACGTATAATGTAGCCAGCGGCACGACCTATACGCTGTTGGAACTGGCGGATGTAATAGAAAAGATATGCGGACACAAATTATCCCGCCTCTCGCGCCCGAAACGCCCCGGAGACGTGCATGATTCCGCCGCAGATATTTCTAAACTACGCGCCTTAGGATTTACGCCAAAGGTCAGTTTAGCGCAAGGGCTACAGGAAATGTGGGACTCCTATCCATTGTAA
- a CDS encoding sugar transferase, whose translation MNGTLFFILDALVFFVLSYLLVFLRHGEVSASLFIKELWVFVPIFLLVSFVVWLFSFYDVKQLRKRKIAYKSLAIAGFISLISSAAMIYFIAALPFHLPTPRRILIVILLVYFSYIYFLRRNYFKLDAAKINVYLFGQSATLQQLSAEMASSRGFNVRAWEQTPSAQKHYSLRNLDYVVIGSKLFAQQPETWDIISRDFIAKGAVVDTDFNIYEKILRRSSRESIEDNEWLLRGIGSRQENTIYPLLKRAADVVLALLMLPFLLPLAVLIWVAIWIIDGYSPLFIQKRVGQLEKPIYIYKFRTIKPGGTEEDITRCGKILRRFRLDEIPQLFNVLRGDISFVGPRPIWFNEHEFLQQYVPNHALRTLVKPGITGWAQLNFKAPPTYFNSREHSPENLDPVAFEAAFTRFSYDVWYIKNRSLLLDFEIMIKTGLRMFIKDSKVS comes from the coding sequence ATGAACGGAACTTTATTTTTTATCTTAGACGCCTTAGTCTTTTTTGTACTTAGTTACTTACTGGTATTTTTGCGTCACGGAGAAGTATCGGCCTCTTTATTTATCAAAGAATTGTGGGTATTTGTCCCTATTTTCTTACTAGTCAGTTTTGTGGTATGGCTTTTCTCTTTCTATGATGTAAAACAACTGCGTAAACGCAAAATTGCCTACAAAAGTTTAGCTATAGCCGGTTTTATTTCGCTGATTAGTTCGGCCGCTATGATTTACTTTATTGCGGCGCTTCCCTTTCATTTACCTACGCCAAGACGTATTTTAATTGTCATTTTACTGGTCTATTTCTCGTATATTTACTTCTTGCGGCGCAATTATTTTAAGTTGGATGCCGCCAAAATAAATGTTTATTTATTCGGCCAAAGTGCCACCTTGCAACAGCTCTCTGCGGAAATGGCTTCTTCCCGCGGGTTTAACGTGCGCGCGTGGGAGCAAACTCCCTCTGCCCAAAAGCATTATTCCCTGCGCAATTTAGATTATGTAGTCATTGGCAGTAAGCTCTTTGCCCAGCAACCCGAAACATGGGATATTATTTCCCGTGATTTTATTGCCAAAGGGGCGGTAGTAGATACCGATTTTAATATTTACGAAAAAATCTTGCGCCGCTCTTCCCGTGAAAGTATTGAAGATAACGAGTGGTTACTGCGCGGGATTGGCAGCCGGCAAGAAAACACCATTTATCCTTTACTCAAACGCGCCGCAGATGTGGTGCTGGCACTACTGATGTTACCCTTTTTGTTGCCGCTAGCCGTGCTGATTTGGGTAGCTATTTGGATCATAGACGGATATTCCCCGTTATTTATACAAAAACGTGTAGGACAATTAGAAAAACCGATTTATATTTATAAATTCCGCACCATAAAACCCGGGGGCACTGAAGAAGATATCACCCGTTGCGGTAAAATTTTGCGCCGTTTCAGATTAGATGAAATTCCGCAGCTTTTCAATGTACTGCGCGGCGATATTTCTTTTGTAGGACCACGCCCAATTTGGTTTAACGAGCACGAGTTTTTGCAGCAATATGTCCCCAATCACGCTTTGCGTACACTGGTCAAACCCGGCATTACCGGGTGGGCGCAGTTAAATTTTAAAGCACCTCCTACTTATTTTAACTCTCGCGAGCACTCCCCGGAAAATTTAGATCCGGTGGCTTTTGAAGCCGCGTTCACCCGGTTTTCGTATGATGTGTGGTATATTAAAAACCGCTCGCTACTGTTAGATTTTGAAATCATGATCAAAACCGGCTTGCGTATGTTTATTAAAGACTCTAAAGTGAGTTAA
- a CDS encoding glycosyltransferase family 4 protein, whose protein sequence is MHIFVVSQCFYPDNYHINQIVQDLVARGHQITVLTGKPDYTTGRVPAEYKGFKKYHDSLGKVEVWRVPIYARRKGALNRFINYLSFMVNGSVLALLKKWENFDVIYVWGASPITMAIPAIWLKKRYHKPLFFYCLDLWPESMKAFHVSEKNPIFQLVRLFCKWIYKQFDQVAVTSKPFMQYIETVNGVPASKQVYLPQYGAESYLTRDFTAQQNGVIDLLFAGNIGFVQDIDKIIAAAALLKDVPGWQIHIVGDGSAKAHFEQVSAQMGLTERVLFHGRVPLNQMERFYKLADACLLTLAGNTKIGDTLPVKMQGYMAAGKPVLAAINGAGKEVIEQSGCGLVVPAGDVDGLARIMRQFITDPVFYASCGARGREYFKQHFTKETHLTQLETYFTQLRAVYP, encoded by the coding sequence ATGCATATTTTTGTCGTGAGTCAATGTTTTTATCCGGATAATTATCATATCAATCAAATCGTGCAAGATTTGGTGGCAAGAGGCCATCAAATTACCGTACTAACCGGAAAACCAGACTATACCACCGGCCGCGTGCCAGCGGAATATAAGGGATTTAAAAAATATCACGACTCTTTAGGCAAAGTAGAGGTGTGGCGTGTGCCCATTTATGCGCGTAGAAAGGGAGCCCTGAACCGGTTTATTAACTATTTGTCTTTTATGGTCAATGGCTCGGTGCTGGCGCTACTAAAAAAATGGGAAAACTTTGATGTAATTTATGTATGGGGTGCCTCGCCGATTACGATGGCCATACCGGCCATTTGGCTTAAAAAGCGGTACCATAAACCGTTGTTTTTCTATTGTTTAGATCTATGGCCGGAAAGTATGAAGGCCTTTCATGTGTCGGAAAAAAACCCTATTTTTCAGCTCGTGCGACTGTTTTGTAAGTGGATTTATAAACAATTTGACCAAGTGGCCGTTACGTCTAAACCGTTTATGCAGTATATTGAAACGGTCAACGGGGTGCCCGCATCTAAACAAGTATATTTGCCACAGTATGGGGCTGAATCTTATTTGACGCGTGATTTTACGGCCCAGCAAAATGGGGTAATAGATTTATTATTTGCCGGCAATATCGGCTTTGTGCAAGATATTGACAAAATTATAGCGGCGGCGGCCTTACTTAAAGACGTGCCGGGTTGGCAAATTCATATTGTGGGGGATGGCTCGGCCAAAGCGCATTTTGAACAAGTTTCGGCCCAAATGGGCCTGACCGAGCGGGTATTATTTCACGGTCGGGTGCCGCTCAACCAAATGGAGCGTTTCTATAAACTGGCAGATGCGTGTTTACTCACATTAGCCGGCAATACCAAAATAGGAGATACCTTGCCGGTTAAAATGCAAGGCTATATGGCCGCCGGCAAACCGGTATTAGCCGCGATTAATGGGGCGGGCAAGGAAGTCATAGAGCAAAGCGGTTGCGGCCTAGTAGTGCCGGCAGGAGATGTGGATGGACTAGCGCGCATTATGCGTCAATTTATTACAGATCCCGTCTTTTATGCGTCATGCGGCGCGCGCGGACGGGAGTATTTTAAACAGCATTTTACCAAAGAAACCCATTTGACCCAATTAGAAACTTATTTTACGCAATTAAGGGCGGTGTATCCATGA